The following proteins are co-located in the Megalops cyprinoides isolate fMegCyp1 chromosome 15, fMegCyp1.pri, whole genome shotgun sequence genome:
- the si:ch211-63b16.4 gene encoding kinesin heavy chain — protein sequence MEAEDARSSIQVKEPNRITVDTGRGHPPQSLDFDAVWDESATQKDVYESTAKLLVESLLKGYNGCVITYGSPGSGKSYTLLGGSLTGRQRGILSRAAEDIFSSPEALTCKIRVSFIHVSNEKIYDLLESQPAEVCRIHEGEEVAFVEGLKEVEVSSSQALLQLYRRGAANRHTGVSKGEFASRSHAIFTITAISMSPQEHSAQGGLATISKLTLVDLASSGKALPRSGALMDGRRSFQIVQENAQEAKMLKRSLTIFGNVVFALSTAGCQHVPYRESKLTRVLRECLGGNCRTSLVVTVSSSPSSITETLSSLQFACRAMSVPARAVHRVQMQSVNLAEKPRSSPSRRPSHQPGTSGTRVPPLQTQTCLPPIVSSPPHRSGCGLRRVEEGEQKAFLPQLGLAEGGPQANRSARGVRPVEERGPGARSLSSSLVGFQPHERNPRPEVHPSPRASVDKLPPSLPLPAPAAVAGGAVECPNCKRERKIREEYDKFIVQARRERDVLTQRVEELEAQLLKRGSEEREGNADPVPNTPRTRGAERSAASMGEGTDDVTGTRQGEEKPKRALSGMLPRADIIPQADIITRADHTPRADVITRVDIIPRDDIITRADHTPRVDIFLQADVIPVENDSNQNRQQTDSLRRETAELRAQLEECRSTHTARRDRGRTALHQEELERRGEAFQQQIQSLQSQKESLVLELQRTKAEHSRLTESFALTLNDLQKQKDKLLSQVEETKMLYEKVRSENGGLREQVEALLRECSSRPCPDLRGNPGPPHVHTVTTNTEMLVVSHQVSQQCASGRDTSVANTALLLTAEYITLISFLMFLEGQCCFNSCNGFQSSAFPGKPTEPSTMNDYDDNLLKTKDTFKQLRREHSLLLDVMLVLYKRGWFADDAVPYVQRTLRKCGLRLNDVD from the exons ATGGAGG CAGAAGATGCCAGAAGTTCCATTCAGGTGAAAGAGCCAAACCGTATCACCGTTGACACAGGAAGG GGTCACCCGCCCCAGAGCCTGGATTTTGATGCTGTTTGGGATGAAAGTGCCACTCAGAAGGATGTCTATGAATCCACAGCCAAG CTTCTGGTGGAGTCCCTTCTGAAGGGCTACAATGGCTGTGTCATCACCTACGGTTCACCTGGCAGTGGGAAGAGCTACACCTTGCTGGGTGGAAGCCTGACTGGCAGGCAGAGGGGCATCCTCAGTAGAGCTGCGGAGGACATTTTCAGCT CACCAGAGGCACTGACCTGCAAGATCAGAGTCTCCTTTATTCATGTGTCCAACGAGAAGATTTATGATCTTCTG gagagCCAGCCGGCGGAGGTGTGTCGGATACacgagggggaggaggtggcaTTTGTGGAGGGACtgaaggaggtggaggtgagcTCCTCCCAGGCTCTGCTGCAACTCTACAGACGTGGGGCAgcaaacaggcacacag GGGTGTCGAAGGGCGAGTTCGCCAGCAGAAGCCACGCCATTTTCACCATCACTGCCATCAGCATGAGCCCGCAGGAGCACAGCG CCCAGGGGGGACTAGCGACCATCAGCAAGCTCACTCTG GTGGACCTGGCCAGCTCAGGGAAG GCTCTCCCTCGGAGTGGTGCTCTCATGGACGGGAGGAGATCTTTCCAGATAGTCCAGGAAAACGCCCAAGAAGCCAAGATGCTCAAGAGGTCCCTCACAATATTTGGAAAC GTGGTTTTCGCCCTCAGCACTGCAGGCTGTCAGCATGTGCCCTACAGGGAGTCCAAGCTCACCAGGGTTCTGAGAGAGTG CCTGGGGGGAAACTGCCGCACCTCTCTGGTGGTGACCGTGTCGTCCAGCCCGTCCTCCATCACAGAGACGCTCAGCAGCCTTCAGTTCGCCTGCCGCGCCATGTCCGTCCCCGCCCGCGCGGTCCACCGCGTGCAG ATGCAGAGTGTGAATTTAGCCGAGAAACCCCGATCGAGCCCCAGCCGGCGGCCATCACACCAGCCGGGCACCTCTGGCACCAGG GTTCCTCCCCTCCAGACCCAGACTTGCCTGCCGCCCATCGTCTCCAGCCCGCCGCACCGCTCTGGATGCGGGCTGAGGCGAGTGGAGGAAGGGGAGCAGAAGGCCTTCCTGCCCCAGCTGGGGTTGGCCGAGGGGGGGCCCCAGGCGAACCGGTCTGCGAGGGGGGTTAGGCcggtggaggagaggggaccTGGCGcccgctctctctccagcagcctGGTGGGGTTCCAGCCCCACGAGAGGAACCCCAGGCCCGAGgtccacccctccccccgcgCCTCTGTGGACAagctccccccctccctccccctgcccgcCCCCGCTGCCGTGGCCGGGGGGGCTGTGGAGTGCCCAAACTGCAAGCGGGAGAGGAAGATCAGGGAGGAGTATGACAAGTTCATCGTCCAGGCCCGCAGAGAGAGGGACGTCCTGACCCagagggtggaggagctggaggctcAGCTCCTAAAGAgggggagtgaggagagagaggggaacgcTGACCCCGTCCCAAATACACCGAGAaccagaggagcagagaggtcGGCTGCATCTATG GGCGAGGGTACAGATGACGTCACAGGCACGAGGCAAGGAGAGGAGAAGCCAAAGAGGGCACTGAGTGGCATGCTCCCTCGAGCTGACATCATCCCCCAAGCTGACATAATCACCCGAGctgaccacacccccagagcTGACGTCATCACCCGAGTTGACATCATCCCCCGAGATGATATAATCACCCGAGctgaccacacccccagagTTGACATCTTCCTTCAAGCGGATGTCATCCCCGTAGAAAACGACAGCAATCAGAACAGACAGCAAACA GACAGCTTGCGGAGAGAGACGGCGGAGCTGAGGGCGCAGCTGGAGGAGTGCAGGAGCACCCACACCGCGCGTCGGGACAGAGGAAGGACAGCCCTGCaccaggaggagctggagagacgAGGGGAAGCGTTCCAGCAGCAGATCCAATCCCTGCAGAGCCAGAAG GAGAGCCTGGTGTTGGAGCTGCAGCGCACcaaagcagagcacagcaggCTGACAGAGAGTTTTGCTCTTACCCTCAATGACCTGCAAAAGCAGAAG GATAAATTGTTATCACAAGTAGaggaaacaaaaatgctttatgAAAAG GTTAGGTCAGAGAATGGAGGTCTGAGGGAGCAGGTGGAGGCTCTGTTGAGAGAGTGCAGCTCCAGGCCCTGCCCTGATCTCCGCGGTAACCCTGGGCCTCCTCACGTCCACACGGTCACCACCAACACGGAGATGCTGGTCGTCTCACACCAAGTGTCCCAGCAGTGCGCCTCAGGCAGGGACACCTCCGTGGctaacacagcactgctgctgactgctgaATACATTAC CTTGATTTCTTTTCTGATGTTTTTAGAGGGCCAATGTTGCTTCAACAGCTGTAACGGATTCCAGAGTTCTGCGTTTCCAGGGAAACCCACCGAGCCTTCCACCATGAACGATTATGATGACAACCTGCTTAAAACTAAAGACACATTCAAACAGCT GAGGAGGGAGCACAGCCTGTTGCTGGATGTCATGCTGGTTCTTTATAAGCGGGGCTGGTTCGCTGATGACGCCGTTCCGTACGTCCAGAGGACTCTGAGAAAATGCGGACTCAGACTGAATGATGTGGACTGA